From a region of the Bacillus oleivorans genome:
- a CDS encoding recombinase family protein, which yields MNEIKSVAIYCRVSTEEQASEGYSISAQLQTLRQYTSLYSWQIAEEYIDEGISGKDIKGRPDMQRLISDSPYYQNRNLRQFGQCFAWENNSFLIQSN from the coding sequence ATGAACGAAATAAAAAGTGTTGCAATATATTGTCGTGTCAGCACAGAAGAGCAAGCAAGTGAAGGCTACAGTATTTCTGCCCAATTACAAACTTTACGTCAATATACATCCCTATATAGTTGGCAGATTGCTGAAGAATATATTGATGAAGGTATTAGTGGTAAAGATATAAAAGGCCGCCCTGATATGCAAAGACTTATATCGGACAGCCCTTACTATCAAAATAGGAATCTAAGGCAGTTTGGACAATGCTTTGCATGGGAAAACAATTCCTTTCTTATACAATCAAATTAA
- a CDS encoding alpha/beta fold hydrolase: MALNLLFHKQSETPSDNLIVLIHGLGAPNSTWTHDGVSWIDLFLTDDTFGSLDVAEITYDTTHLANGILSLMGIKKIKLGRFKRFTVGKGPYTTIEILARELKRELDSKKVKQYKNVVLIGHSMGGLVAIRYILEEFENNQSHNIKGMISLATPYNGSSFALYSQLIKSINRHAQIPSLEPNSAFLDETIRLWQKHLDKMNLDFKFFFGTEDTIVSENSAIPHIVSSKWTGGIPLPGDHSGILNVENHSSVSYSHVSEAVKDFFDKDIVLKKKIIDEQRRLTIAKSVTRLKANGLDREQALYLLEKTYDFEYLKPVSEKRLVVIVGEFGLGKSFAIDKIYLDLLIRAENESNFPIPISINAAQLDNDVQSYLEGIVVDQSKEFWIIVDGMDEVSVSIASNILENMRISTERWNNLRVILTSRPLSIFNNISETVYMRGLSQKAALELVNYINHQENQYYYHHLPKDIGIAIQRPLFAILLGLYLTKKNSLIPTTSGELLSYMIENALEKVELNDSHIIQMLMNLAMVSTCNGNVPVKKSEIGDIMEVRNLLNTGIVIEENGYISFVLPILNQWFAAKALSEDIITINQIFESSYLDYWKYPLVILITIFKENKIDNILREIVEKDPGFAAMLIEESIQKWGIHNEITSLSSQECGEKIRMTMNSWVKSLEILADIIAPIDMQRNILPIGVNKNDEWLYTSWYRGRKELTEISIIDRSRNEIDWPTLRGARPGNSSSWYWRWTLEELRDNLTKLIKNNTLPICTEIIYKEIMWSTTLKIYKKGSLYTKGIVLDDIRSRLEREYKHITEIETDNKLVPISMYMGYIEDLESKGVRVIECPLPGGDIDNPIDNWVWSVYSDEQLYMRTLKIYQEAIIGYKELVETFFPVLKQRLRKYVLYPFILKGEFFPPEENSKYLPIGPAMKWHLEPLPLEKKEAILDIKMSRGRKEEFNDEDIYEIARKIKEYRPDSYIWIGANQNSQILDIFGDRPVTKIIYKWLEEDLKSVDWIK; encoded by the coding sequence TTGGCTCTAAATTTATTATTCCATAAACAAAGTGAAACACCTAGCGATAATTTAATAGTTTTAATACATGGACTCGGTGCGCCTAATAGTACATGGACTCATGATGGAGTTTCTTGGATAGATCTTTTCTTAACTGATGATACATTTGGTAGTTTAGATGTAGCAGAAATAACCTATGATACGACCCATTTAGCAAATGGAATTCTGTCTTTAATGGGAATTAAGAAAATTAAATTAGGCAGATTTAAAAGGTTTACAGTTGGGAAAGGTCCCTATACAACTATAGAAATTTTAGCAAGAGAGTTAAAAAGAGAGCTTGATTCTAAAAAAGTGAAGCAATATAAAAATGTCGTATTAATAGGTCATAGTATGGGTGGATTAGTAGCTATTAGATATATTCTTGAAGAATTTGAGAATAATCAGTCTCATAATATTAAAGGTATGATTAGTTTGGCCACACCATATAATGGTTCATCGTTTGCTTTATATAGTCAATTAATAAAGAGTATAAATAGGCATGCTCAAATTCCTTCTTTAGAGCCAAATAGTGCATTTTTAGATGAAACAATAAGACTATGGCAAAAGCACTTGGATAAAATGAATTTAGATTTTAAATTTTTCTTTGGAACAGAGGATACTATTGTTTCAGAAAATAGTGCTATACCTCATATTGTAAGTTCAAAATGGACAGGAGGGATTCCTCTTCCAGGAGACCATAGCGGTATTTTGAATGTAGAAAATCATAGTTCTGTAAGTTACAGCCATGTTAGTGAAGCAGTAAAAGATTTTTTTGACAAAGATATTGTGTTAAAAAAAAAGATAATAGATGAGCAAAGAAGGCTTACAATCGCCAAATCAGTAACAAGACTTAAAGCAAATGGTTTGGATAGAGAACAAGCTTTATATTTATTAGAAAAAACATACGATTTTGAGTATTTGAAGCCTGTCTCTGAAAAACGACTAGTAGTAATAGTAGGAGAATTTGGACTTGGTAAATCATTTGCTATTGATAAAATTTATCTGGATTTGTTAATAAGAGCAGAGAATGAAAGTAATTTTCCAATCCCAATAAGTATTAATGCAGCGCAATTAGACAATGATGTCCAAAGTTATTTAGAAGGTATAGTAGTAGATCAATCAAAAGAGTTTTGGATTATAGTTGACGGAATGGATGAGGTATCCGTATCTATAGCATCGAATATATTGGAAAATATGCGTATATCTACTGAAAGATGGAATAATCTTCGTGTAATTCTTACCAGTAGACCACTTAGTATTTTTAATAATATCTCTGAAACTGTGTATATGAGAGGTTTGAGTCAAAAAGCAGCATTAGAGTTAGTAAATTATATTAATCATCAAGAAAATCAATATTACTATCATCATTTACCTAAAGATATAGGGATTGCAATCCAACGTCCTCTTTTTGCAATTTTATTGGGACTATATTTAACTAAGAAAAATAGTTTAATCCCAACTACTAGTGGGGAGTTATTATCATATATGATAGAAAATGCTTTGGAAAAAGTAGAGCTCAATGATTCTCATATAATTCAGATGCTCATGAATCTAGCTATGGTAAGTACTTGTAATGGGAATGTTCCAGTTAAAAAGTCAGAAATAGGAGATATCATGGAAGTTAGGAATCTCTTAAACACTGGGATTGTAATTGAAGAAAATGGATATATATCATTCGTTTTACCTATTTTAAATCAATGGTTTGCAGCTAAAGCTTTATCAGAAGATATAATTACTATTAACCAAATATTTGAGAGTAGTTATTTAGATTACTGGAAATATCCTCTTGTAATTTTAATTACTATATTTAAGGAAAATAAAATTGACAATATTCTGAGAGAGATTGTAGAAAAAGATCCGGGTTTTGCCGCGATGTTAATTGAGGAAAGCATACAAAAATGGGGTATTCATAATGAAATAACGTCCTTATCATCTCAAGAATGTGGAGAGAAAATTAGAATGACCATGAATTCTTGGGTTAAATCTTTAGAAATTTTAGCGGATATAATCGCACCAATTGATATGCAACGAAATATTCTACCTATCGGAGTAAATAAAAACGATGAATGGTTATATACATCGTGGTATAGGGGAAGAAAAGAACTAACCGAAATTAGTATTATAGATAGAAGTAGAAATGAGATTGACTGGCCAACTCTGAGAGGTGCTAGACCGGGGAATAGTTCAAGTTGGTATTGGAGATGGACATTAGAGGAATTAAGGGACAATCTAACTAAGTTAATTAAGAATAACACATTGCCTATTTGTACAGAAATAATATATAAAGAGATAATGTGGAGTACTACATTGAAAATATATAAAAAAGGCTCTTTATACACTAAGGGGATAGTATTAGATGATATAAGATCTCGGTTAGAGAGAGAATATAAACATATAACGGAAATAGAAACAGATAATAAACTCGTTCCTATATCTATGTATATGGGTTACATTGAAGATTTAGAAAGTAAAGGTGTCAGAGTTATAGAATGTCCTTTGCCTGGAGGAGATATAGATAATCCTATAGATAATTGGGTGTGGAGTGTCTATTCTGATGAACAGCTATATATGAGAACATTAAAAATTTATCAGGAAGCGATTATTGGTTACAAAGAGTTAGTGGAAACATTCTTCCCTGTTTTAAAGCAAAGATTAAGAAAATATGTATTGTATCCCTTTATTCTTAAAGGAGAATTCTTTCCACCTGAAGAAAATAGTAAGTATCTTCCTATAGGACCAGCAATGAAATGGCATTTAGAGCCGTTGCCTTTAGAAAAAAAAGAGGCTATTTTAGATATAAAAATGTCGAGAGGAAGGAAAGAAGAATTTAATGATGAGGATATTTATGAAATAGCCAGAAAGATTAAAGAATATCGTCCGGATAGTTACATTTGGATAGGAGCAAATCAAAATAGTCAAATCCTAGATATCTTTGGTGATAGACCTGTAACTAAAATTATATATAAATGGCTAGAAGAAGACTTAAAATCTGTAGATTGGATTAAATAG